Proteins from a genomic interval of Aspergillus flavus chromosome 7, complete sequence:
- a CDS encoding pre-mRNA splicing factor, giving the protein MSRPGTTLYVTGFGHGTRARDLAYEFERYGRLVRCDIPAPRTPSSRLFAFVEYESRRDADDAYHEMHNKRIGRDDLLKIEWARTPPSASWRFDSGRDRRRDRTPPRRGRSPSPRRGRGDYSPRRDDRYEREYDRHDRDYDRRDRDYDRRDRDYDRRDRDRERSRDRSRSPDERERDIKDDRERRDDERERRDDERENGPNGEERKVLLDPLTSAHDELDTAE; this is encoded by the exons ATGTCTCGTCCTGGCACCACGCTCTATGTCACCGGTTTCGGGCACGGAACTCGAGCTCGCGACCTTGCCTACGAATTCGAACG TTACGGGCGCCTTGTCCGGTGTGACATACCAGCACCACGTACTCCTTCCAGCAGACT GTTTGCTTTTGTGGAATATGAGAGCCGCCGTGATGCAGATGATGCGTATCATGAAATGCATAACAAACGAATTGGACGGGATGATTTATTGAAAATTGAA TGGGCTCGCACTCCACcatctgcttcttggaggtTTGATTCTGGCCGAGACCGTCGGCGCGATCGTACACCGCCACGCCGTGGTCGTTCACCGTCGCCTCGCCGTGGCCGCGGCGATTATTCTCCTCGTAGGGATGACAGGTACGAACGGGAATACGACCGACATGATCGTGATTATGACCGCCGCGACCGGGATTATGACCGACGTGACCGTGACTATGATCGCCGCGACCGTGACCGTGAACGCTCGCGCGACCGTTCTCGCAGCCCTGATGAGAGAGAACGTGATATCAAGGATGACAGGGAACGCCGTGATGATGAACGTGAACGCCGCGACGATGAGCGTGAGAATGGCCCAAAtggtgaagaaagaaaag TCCTTCTAGACCCTTTAACTTCTGCCCATGATGAACTTGACACTGCTGAGTAG
- a CDS encoding COP9 signalosome complex subunit 3, with the protein MAEFLSQLTSVSSGSFDEDYDRRIRDLITYLQQPSKASELSAASGYLLDNLDPSLHTLSYLSVFLFKIQSLQGSNKSRLPEQIYPGRELWLKAIRILRSFDPFQIRYAGHEWHRLVQLVVQAAQAVSKPLLAVLAVRDAIVRLDPSSEVLTSVHTTFIKLTLVSRSYSLAVPVLERQVCHFPTVTGQAYQNYHQPLLCAEHESSTAFITDASGFSKQLAYRDHLQFFLYGAMIYMALKKWDRALHYLSIVISCPVTNAVSKIMVEGYKKWLLVSLLRNGKLAAHPDVVSSHVIRTYQSLVRPYTSLADAFEKGDYQRLKAEAGAAQSVWRLDNNTGLVHQVIKAFNKCKTLKLGRTFSALTMADVAQQASDCSSLCEVESLVASLVMSGAFSAVLLQSHNYNDTTMLRFSNPIKSLYSREQWARGKIVKEGRQLGVIAQSIYQSNHGLELSNEHFLFSQKSLRWSDNSAKSNIGTLDEAAGGVDIEEDIMGDMH; encoded by the exons ATGGCCGAATTTCTTTCGCAACTCACCTCGGTGTCGTCAGGTAGCTTCGACGAAGACTATGACAGGCGAATCCGTGACCTCATCACATACCTTCAACAGCCGAGCAAGGCTTCTGAGCTTTCAGCGGCTAGTGGATATTTGCTAGAT AACCTCGATCCTTCTCTACACACTCTGTCTTATTTATCAGTCTTCCTTTTTAAGATACAGTCCCTCCAGGGCAGCAACAAGAGCCGGCTACCAGAGCAAATTTATCCCGGGCGAGAACTATGGCTCAAGGCTATTCGGATTCTGAGAAGCTTTGATCCTTTTCAGATACGGTATGCTGGTCATGAATGGCACCGGCTAGTACAACTTGTGGTTCAGGCTGCGCAGGCTGTCTCTAAG CCACTTCTAGCAGTTCTAGCTGTCAGGGATGCCATAGTTCGACTCGACCCCTCGTCAGAGGTTCTCACATCAGTTCACACTACGTTTATTAAACTCACTTTGGTGTCTAGGTCGTATAGCCTGGCTGTGCCAGTTTTGGAGAGACAGGTTTGTCATTTTCCTACTGTTACTGGACAGGCTTATCAGAACTATCATCAGCCTTTGCTTTGTGCGGAACACGAGTCTAGCACAGCGTTCATAACCGATGCTTCTGGGTTTTCTAAGCAGTTGGCATACAGAGACCATTTGCAATTTTTTCTCTATGGCGCAATGATATACATGGCGCTAAAAAAGTGGGATAGGGCACTTCACTATCTGAGCATAGTAATATCCTGTCCTGTCACAAACGCCGTCAGCAAGATCATGGTAGAAGGGTACAAAAAGTGGCTCTTGGTCAGCCTGTTGAGAAATGGAAAG CTAGCTGCACACCCGGATGTTGTCTCTTCGCATGTGATCAGGACATATCAATCTTTGGTGAGGCCATATACCTCACTGGCCGATGCATTCGAAAAGGGCGATTATCAAAGGTTAAAAGCTGAAGCTGGAGCTGCACAGTCCGTTTGGCGTCTA GACAATAACACCGGCCTTGTCCACCAGGTAATTAAGGCATTCAATAAATGCAAGACCCTGAAATTAGGGAGGACATTCTCTGCCCTCACAATGGCAGATGTGGCACAACAGGCGTCCGATTGTTCATCACTCTGTGAAGTTGAGTCACTAGTGGCATCACTTGTAATGTCGGGGGCTTTCAGTGCTGTCTTGCTACAATCACATAACTATAACGACACCACAATGCTTCGATTTTCTAATCCAATAAAGTCCCTTTATTCGCGGGAACAGTGGGCACGGGGGAAGATAGTAAAAGAGGGTCGGCAATTGGGTGTTATTGCGCAAAGTATTTACCAATCCAACCATGGGCTGGAGTTGAGTAACGAGCATTTTCTGTTTTCGCAAAAGAGTCTCAGGTGGTCTGACAACTCTGCAAAAAGCAACATCGGCACACTCGACGAGGCAGCCGGTGGAGTtgacattgaagaagatattaTGGGTGATATGCATTGA
- a CDS encoding Ca2+-binding actin-bundling protein (unnamed protein product), whose product MNVLKLQRKYPQFDQGEIFSLQDAFRKLDVDDKGYLDEATVIKATQQAERQPYDIVRQALKEVELDSSRRVELEDYVDLISKLRSTSGQSGPTGTASPAAVVPGNGAGSSRHVSKGSIGGRIHVQGSSANVTHTINEDERTEFTRHINAVLAGDPDVGHFLPFATDTFEMFDKCKDGLVLAKLINDSVPDTIDERVLNKPGKKIKELNAFHMSENNNIVINSAKGIGCSVVNIGSGDIIEVREHLILGLIWQIIRRGLLGKIDIKLHPELYRLLEEDETLEQFLRLPPEQILLRWFNYHLRNARWNRQVTNFSTDVKDGENYTVLLSQLAPDVCSRGPLQTQDLLQRAEQVLANADKLGCRKFLTPTSLVAGNPKLNLAFVANLFNTIPGLDPITEEEKLEVEDFDAEGEREARVFTLWLNSLDVQPAVNSLFDDLRNGTILLQAYDKIIPGSVNWRHVNRPPTSGGEMMRFKAVENTNYATELGKNIGFSLVGVQGADITDGQRTLTLGLVWQLMRKDITNTLSSLAQRMGKHEITDLEMIRWANDMSRRGGRTSSIRSFKDQSIGSGIFLLDVLNGMKSSYVDYEIVTPGRSDEEAYSNAKLSISIARKLGATIWLVPEDICQVRSRLVTTFIGSLMATYEKMQ is encoded by the exons ATGAACGTCCTTAAACTTCAAAG GAAGTACCCACAGTTCGACCAGGGCGAAATCTTCTCGCTCCAAGATGCTTTTAGAAAGTTAGATGTCGATGATAAAGGTTACTTGGACGAGGCAACCGTGATCAAAGCTACTCAACAAGCAGAGCGCCAGCCATATGACATCGTACGGCAGGCGCTCAAAGAGGTTGAACTGGATAGCTCTCGCCGGGTAGAACTTGAAGACTACGTGGAT CTTATCTCCAAGCTGCGCTCTACTTCCGGGCAAAGCGGGCCTACCGGCACTGCCAGTCCCGCCGCGGTAGTACCCGGTAATGGCGCTGGATCATCTCGCCATGTCTCCAAAGGCAGCATAGGCGGAAGAATTCACGTCCAGGGTTCATCGGCAAATGTAACTCATACTATCAATGAGGATGAAAGGACCGAGTTCACGAGACACATCAATGCCGTTCTTGCTGGCGACCCGGACGTTGGTCACTTCCTGCCGTTTGCCACCGATACGTTCGAGATGTTTGATAAATGTAAAGATGGATTGGTTCTAGCAAAACTGATCAATGATAGTGTCCCGGATACGATCGACGAGCGTGTCTTGAACAAGccaggaaagaaaatcaaggaatTGAACGCATTCCACATGTCCGAAAATAACAACATAGTGATCAACTCGGCTAAAGGTATTGGTTGCTCAGTTGTTAATATAGGAAGTGGTGATATCATAGAAGTGCGCGAACATCTCATCCTTGGCCTAATCTGGCAGATCATTCGCCGGGGTCTTTTGGGCAAAATTGACATCAAGCTCCACCCTGAGCTTTATAGacttcttgaagaagatgagaccTTGGAGCAATTTTTACGTCTGCCTCCTGAACAGATATTGCTGCGTTGGTTCAACTATCATCTGAGAAACGCAAGATGGAATAGACA GGTGACAAACTTTTCAACTGATGTGAAAGATGGCGAAAATTATACTGTTCTTCTCAGCCAACTGGCACCTGATGTTTGTTCACGAGGTCCCTTGCAAACACAAGACTTGCTTCAGCGTGCTGAGCAGGTTCTAGCTAACGCCGACAAACTGGGCTGTCGAAAGTTTTTGACCCCAACCTCACTTGTTGCGGGAAATCCCAAACTTAACCTTGCGTTTGTAGCCAATTTGTTCAACACGATTCCAGGTCTCGACCCTATcactgaagaagagaagctcGAAGTCGAAGACTTCGATGCTGAGGGAGAACGTGAAGCTAGAGTATTTACGCTCTGGTTAAATTCACTGGATGTCCAACCAGCTGTTAACTCTCTCTTTGATGATCTTCGGAATGGCACTATTCTCCTCCAGGCATATGACAAAATAATTCCCGGAAGTGTTAATTGGAGGCATGTCAACAGACCACCAACATCTGGTGGTGAAATGATGCGTTTCAAAGCAGTTGAGAATACAAATTATGCCACCGAGCTTGGAAAGAATATCggcttttctcttgttggtgTTCAGGGGGCTGATATCACCGATGGACAGCGTACCCTTACACTAGGATTAGTGTGGCAACTAATGCGAAAAGACATCACAAATACACTGTCGAGCTTGGCGCAGCGGATGGGTAAACATGAGATTACGGACTTGGAGATGATACGGTGGGCAAATGACATGTCCCGCAGAGGCGGCAGGACTTCGTCGATACGCAGTTTTAAGGATCAGTCAATCGGCTCGGGAATCTTTCTCCTTGACGTGCTTAACGGCATGAAGAGTAGCTACGTGGACTATGAAATTGTAACTCCAGGCCGCAGTGACGAAGAAGCATACTCAAACGCCAAGTTGAGCATCAGTATAGCGAGAAAGCTAGGTGCAACGATCTGGTTGGTTCCTGAAGATATTTGCCAGGTCCGCTCTCGCTTAGTGACTACATTTATTG GCTCCCTTATGGCTACATATGAGAAGATGCAATGA
- a CDS encoding 60S ribosomal protein L18 codes for MGIDLDRHHVRSSHRKAPKSENVYLQVLVKLYRFLARRTDSNFNKVVLRRLFMSRINRPPVSLSRIASNVTDAHKGKTIVVIGSVTDDNRLLNVPKLSVAALRFTATARARIEKAGGETLTLDQLALRAPTGANTLLLRGPKNAREAVKHFGFGPHSHKKPYVRSKGRKFERARGRRRSRGFKV; via the exons ATGG GTATCGACTTGGATCGCCACCATGTGCGTAGCAGCCATCGCAAGGCGCCGAAAAGCGAGAATGTCTATCTGCAAGTTTTGGTGAAGCTCTATCGCTTCCTCGCCC GTCGCACGGACTCCAACTTCAACAAGGTCGTGCTGCGTCGTCTTTTCATGTCGAGAATTAACCGCCCCCCTGTTTCTCTGTCGCGTATCGCTTCCAACGTGACCGATGCGCACAAGGGCAAGACCATCGTCGTTATTGGCTCCGTTACTGACGACAACCGCCTGCTTAACGTCCCGAAGCTGTCTGTGGCTGCCTTGCGCTTCACTGCTACTGCCAGAGCCAGAATCGAGAAGGCCGGCGGAGAAACATTGACCCTGGATCAACTTGCTCTCCGGGCTCCTACTGGAGCGAACACACTTCTCCTCCGTGGACCCAAGAACGCTCGTGAGGCAGTCAAGCACTTCGGCTTTGGTCCTCATAGCCACAAG AAACCCTACGTGCGAAGCAAGGGACGCAAGTTTGAGAGGGCCcgtggaaggagaaggtctcGTGGCTTCAAGGTTTAA
- a CDS encoding gamma-glutamyl phosphate reductase (unnamed protein product) has protein sequence MSLTESSAIDIARTASLASRRLATLSEADRNGALTALHDALLRNKNSILEANAKDVDMASRAAASGNLSQSILKRLDLSRPGKYDDMLKGILDVRDLQDPIGHVTLRTLLDDGLVLERVSCPIGVLLIIFEARPEVIANIAALSIKSGNAAILKGGKESTESFVAISQVISDAISSTQVPKSSVQLVKTRDVISSLLAQDSLIDLVIPRGSNELVRFVKDNTKIPVLGHADGLCSAYLHFDADPEVAVKVIVDSKTDYPAACNALETLLVHQDALETLFPAIADALISKGVCLRCDIPAKAALMKTLPAVPSHLLQDAIDSDYRTEFLDLILAVKTITTAPPGSSSVETAVAHINSHSSKHTDIILTRSKDIADVFMKGVDSAGVFWNASTRFADGMRYGFGTEVGISTNKIHTRGPVGLDGLTIYKYLIRGDGHRACDYSEGGKRWKHQSLPL, from the exons ATGTCCCTTACCGAGTCTTCTGCTATTGATATCGCTAGGACTGCTTCTCTAGCATCTCGACGCTTGGCAACTTTATCTGAAGCCGACCGCAATGGAGCTCTGACAGCACTTCATGATGCGTTGCTGAGAAACAAGAATTCTATATTGGAGGCAAATGCGAAGGATGTCGATATGGCGAGTCGGGCCGCTGCAAGTGGTAATTTAAGCCAAAGTATTCTTAAGAGACTTGACTTGTCACGACCGGGAAAGTACGATGACATGCTGAAGGGCATACTTGATGTCCGGGATTTACAAGACCCAA TTGGACATGTGACTCTGAGGACACTGCTTGATGACGGTCTGGTGCTCGAAAGAGTGAGCTGTCCTATAGGCGTCCTACTGATAATCTTTGAGGCTCGCCCTGAAGTTATTGCGAATATAGCTGCCTTATCTATAAAGTCGGGAAATGCTGCAATCCTCAAAG GCGGCAAGGAATCTACGGAATCTTTTGTTGCTATCTCGCAGGTTATTTCGGATGCCATATCGAGTACCCAGGTTCCTAAATCGTCAGTGCAGCTTGTGAAAACGAGGGATGTGATTTCTTCCTTACTTGCCCAAGACTCCTTAATCGATCTTGTGATACCTCGCGGCTCGAATGAACTCGTTCGATTTGTAAAGGACAACACAAAGATTCCTGTTCTTGGGCATGCTGATGGCCTTTGTTCTGCATATCTTCATTTTGATGCAGACCCGGAGGTTGCGGTTAAGGTCATTGTGGACTCTAAGACTGACTATCCAGCTGCATGCAATGCTTTAGAGACATTACTCGTTCACCAAGATGCTCTTGAGACTCTATTTCCTGCTATTGCAGATGCTTTGATCTCTAAAGGAGTGTGTCTTCGTTGTGACATACCAGCTAAGGCTGCATTAATGAAGACCTTGCCGGCGGTACCGAGTCATCTGCTGCAGGATGCTATTGATTCAGATTATCGCACCGAGTTTTTGGATCTCATCCTCGCAGTAAAAACGATAACTACAGCGCCACCCGGAAGTTCGTCGGTTGAAACCGCGGTCGCTCACATCAATTCACACTCCTCTAAGCATACAGATATTATTTTGACAAGGTCAAAGGACATTGCGGATGTTTTCATGAAAGGTGTTGACAGCGCTGGTGTTTTCTGGAATGCATCGACAAGATTCGCAGATGGGATGAGGTATGGATTTGGTACGGAGGTTGGAATCAGCACAAATAAGATCCATACTAGGGGACCTGTAGGGTTAGATGGCTTAACCATCTATAAGTACCTGATTCGGGGGGATGGTCATCGAGCATGTGATTATTCtgaaggggggaaaagaTGGAAACATCAAAGCCTTCCGCTTTAG
- a CDS encoding mitochondrial carrier domain-containing protein translates to MSLDRQESVRHDESKTSRDNTLAKLTQLPPSSASIKEASSGNSSKFVGKLKGRIAEPVVAAFVAGGVAGAVSRTIVSPLERLKILLQIQSVGREEYRLSIWKALVKIGKEEGWRGFMRGNGTNCIRIIPYSAVQFGSYNFYKRFAEPTPDAELSPVRRLICGGAAGITSVTITYPLDIVRTRLSIQSASFAALGQRDGSGKLPGMFGTMVLMYKTEGGILALYRGIIPTVAGVAPYVGLNFMTYESVRKYLTPDGDKTPSSLRKLLAGAISGAVAQTCTYPFDVLRRRFQINTMSGMGYQYASVWDAVKVIVAEEGTRGLFKGIVPNLLKVAPSMASSWLSFELTRDFLVQLNDK, encoded by the exons ATGAGTCTGGATCGTCAGGAATCGGTTCGTCACGATGAATCGAAGACTTCAAGGGACAATACCTTGGCCAAGTTAACCCAGTTGCCACCGAGTTCGGCTTCGATCAAG GAAGCGTCTTCGGGAAATAGCAGCAAATTTGTTGGTAAACTCAAGGGCAGAATCGCGGAACCTGTCGTGGCAGCTTTCGTTGCTGGGGGCGTAGCAGGTGCGGTATCCAGAACCATCGTGTCGCCACTTGAACGTCTAAAAATCCTGCTTCAAATACAAAGTGTTGGCAGGGAAGAGTATAGGCTATCTATATGGAAGGCTCTTGTAAAGATCGGCAAAGAGGAGGGATGGAGAGGGTTTATGCGGGGCAATGGTACCAATTGCATTCGAATAATCCCTTATTCTGCGGTTCAATTTGGAAGTTACAATTTTTACAAAAGG TTTGCAGAACCAACTCCAGATGCTGAGTTGTCACCAGTACGCCGGCTCATTTGCGGAGGCGCTGCTGGAATTACCTCAGTCACTATAACTTATCCTCTTGACATTGTTCGGACACGTCTTTCTATTCAATCAGCGTCGTTCGCAGCCCTCGGTCAGCGCGATGGCAGCGGGAAGCTACCGGGCATGTTCGGCACCATGGTCTTAATGTACAAGACCGAGGGTGGTATCTTAGCGCTCTATCGCGGAATCATCCCTACCGTGGCTGGTGTCGCCCCATAT GTTGGTTTGAATTTCATGACATACGAATCGGTTCGAAAGTATTTGACTCCCGACGGTGACAAGACTCCTAGTTCGCTGCGTAAATTGCTAGCGGGCGCTATTTCAGGAGCAGTGGCTCAAACATGTACTTATCCATT TGATGTTCTACGGCGGCGTTTCCAAATTAATACAATGTCTGGAATGGGCTATCAGTATGCATCCGTCTGGGACGCCGTGAAAGTCATTGTTGCAGAAGAGGGAACGCGTGGTCTTTTCAAAGGAATTGTCCCCAATCTTCTGAAAGTGGCACCGAGCATGGCGAGTAGTTGGCTCAGCTTTGAGCTAACGAGGGACTTTCTTGTCCAGCTGAATGACAAATGA